Proteins co-encoded in one Coprobacter tertius genomic window:
- a CDS encoding LamG-like jellyroll fold domain-containing protein has translation MKINKLKIFFLLFSLLQLSFSACKDNNDNPDPVDIVIENSKIFLSQGQTKTVKITSGNGDYIATTSNENVITAHAEGNEITITAVTQEDKANAMVVITDKYYKRTYIEVIVTKLSELDLDKNSEILILGSTSKAETIFTINSGNGGYRIEYLEDAQSIVTVDTENIEENGIFTVKALATGMAKLKLTDHLNKEAIIDIKVINPVSIEVDKYEITLNSVQGNDVIKILSTDPGKYSLLIENKNIIKASLSNNEIHITGKKNGSTTITVLNNNGCQSQPILVTVNGPRYAMNLSDQYFGYANFKDIALVDNSIRSCKQVTFEMSCKITGYRGLQTFMGLEGKLIIRGKNDDYKETHPIEIAGLGDNIMLESTSSFNLNEWMHIALVVDCEQSDITNKYKFYINGRQDVLKVNRNNQTHTSVDLASSTDGDRFEIGRAFGDDWRCMRGVVSEARVWTVARSSAQINDNMWNLQESTPTGLLAHWDFTAGVATNYIQDINGGKYETNLYIANAKESGSYTLTTAPANVFVDKPSL, from the coding sequence ATGAAAATCAACAAATTAAAAATCTTCTTTTTATTATTTTCACTCTTACAGTTGTCTTTTTCGGCCTGTAAAGACAATAACGATAATCCTGATCCGGTAGACATCGTGATCGAAAACTCTAAAATTTTTTTAAGTCAGGGACAAACAAAAACTGTAAAAATAACGAGTGGTAACGGCGATTATATCGCTACAACATCTAATGAAAACGTAATAACGGCACATGCCGAAGGAAACGAAATTACGATAACAGCAGTAACGCAAGAAGATAAAGCTAACGCCATGGTCGTAATTACAGACAAATATTATAAGAGAACCTATATCGAAGTAATAGTAACAAAATTATCGGAACTCGATTTGGATAAAAATTCTGAAATACTGATACTCGGTTCAACAAGCAAAGCAGAAACCATATTTACGATTAACAGCGGAAACGGCGGATACCGGATCGAATACCTCGAAGATGCACAATCTATCGTTACAGTAGATACCGAAAACATCGAAGAAAACGGGATATTTACAGTAAAAGCTTTAGCAACAGGCATGGCCAAACTGAAATTAACCGATCATCTTAATAAAGAAGCGATAATAGATATAAAGGTTATCAATCCCGTATCGATAGAAGTAGATAAATATGAAATTACCTTGAATTCGGTACAGGGAAACGACGTGATAAAGATCCTGTCGACAGATCCGGGAAAATATTCCTTACTTATCGAAAATAAAAATATTATTAAAGCTTCACTTAGTAATAACGAAATACATATTACCGGAAAGAAAAACGGAAGCACCACGATTACCGTTTTAAACAATAATGGTTGTCAGTCTCAACCTATACTCGTAACCGTTAACGGCCCCCGATACGCCATGAATCTCAGCGATCAATATTTCGGTTATGCTAATTTTAAAGATATTGCATTAGTAGACAACTCTATACGAAGTTGTAAACAGGTAACATTCGAAATGTCATGTAAAATAACCGGATACAGGGGATTACAAACTTTTATGGGACTGGAAGGAAAATTGATTATCAGAGGCAAAAACGACGACTATAAAGAAACACACCCTATAGAAATTGCCGGGCTCGGTGATAACATTATGTTGGAAAGTACCAGTAGCTTTAATTTGAATGAATGGATGCATATCGCTTTGGTTGTAGATTGCGAACAGTCTGACATTACCAATAAATACAAATTTTACATCAACGGCAGGCAGGATGTCTTGAAAGTAAATCGTAATAATCAAACTCATACTTCAGTCGACTTAGCCTCGAGTACCGATGGGGATCGTTTTGAAATCGGCCGTGCATTCGGAGACGATTGGCGTTGCATGAGAGGAGTCGTTTCTGAAGCCCGGGTATGGACTGTCGCACGCTCTTCCGCTCAAATTAATGACAATATGTGGAATTTACAAGAAAGTACTCCGACAGGCCTGCTCGCTCATTGGGATTTCACAGCAGGTGTAGCTACAAATTATATACAAGATATCAACGGCGGAAAATACGAAACGAATCTTTATATCGCCAATGCTAAGGAAAGCGGCAGCTATACTTTGACAACAGCTCCTGCAAATGTTTTTGTCGATAAACCATCATTGTAA
- a CDS encoding XAC2610-related protein, with translation MNKLNQVIILIFLIFVFTPLVAQDETIYIVDTIRQKESTDKYCFDIILSHEGKNIIEDVEYIHINVLDKETMGIFQVIDFDESDCTGYNVYVGKDMLSVMDYNFDGYVDFSIPLWSDSRLGQIGYGYYLFDTRLNKFVESYFLSGLCIGGDNDGSGFDPPNKTVTEVCYATKFEALKSVYKFVECDSTVLLSSDSVYFAPIDSLDNLFGAYSEDYTWAELYGMDYEDPWHAIFHTFPVKEKENADIYLKLALKYSEDSLTFSGNTFDYKSVSEAIMQQIVAAFPKNENGWLAYGDIMYNKYRFTKDEDALSIMGDAYEKYAELMRAKRKKRKIPGYVYERIKERDSYLKNQSNDDSQF, from the coding sequence ATGAATAAATTGAACCAAGTAATTATATTGATTTTTTTGATATTTGTATTTACACCTCTTGTGGCACAGGATGAAACGATATATATAGTCGATACCATCCGTCAGAAGGAAAGCACCGATAAATATTGTTTCGATATTATACTTTCACATGAAGGGAAAAATATAATAGAAGATGTAGAATATATCCATATAAATGTATTAGATAAAGAGACTATGGGTATATTTCAGGTAATAGATTTCGATGAATCAGATTGTACCGGTTATAATGTCTATGTGGGAAAAGATATGCTCAGTGTAATGGATTATAATTTCGACGGATATGTCGATTTTAGTATCCCGCTTTGGTCTGATAGTCGTTTGGGGCAGATCGGATATGGATATTATTTATTTGATACGAGGTTGAATAAATTTGTCGAATCCTACTTTTTAAGTGGGTTGTGTATCGGAGGCGATAATGACGGTAGCGGATTTGATCCCCCAAATAAAACGGTTACCGAAGTCTGTTATGCGACGAAATTCGAAGCATTAAAATCAGTTTATAAGTTCGTCGAGTGTGATTCTACGGTATTGTTATCATCCGATTCGGTCTATTTCGCCCCTATCGATAGCCTCGATAATTTATTCGGTGCTTACTCCGAAGATTATACTTGGGCGGAGTTATACGGAATGGATTATGAAGACCCTTGGCATGCGATATTTCATACTTTCCCGGTTAAAGAGAAAGAAAACGCGGATATTTATTTGAAATTAGCGTTGAAATATTCCGAAGACAGCCTGACTTTCAGTGGTAATACATTTGACTACAAAAGTGTGAGCGAGGCTATTATGCAACAAATTGTCGCAGCATTCCCGAAAAATGAAAACGGCTGGTTGGCTTATGGTGACATTATGTATAATAAATATCGCTTTACAAAAGATGAAGATGCACTTTCAATAATGGGAGACGCTTACGAAAAATATGCGGAGTTAATGAGGGCAAAACGAAAAAAACGCAAGATTCCCGGGTATGTTTATGAGCGGATAAAAGAAAGGGATTCGTATCTTAAAAATCAATCAAATGATGATTCTCAATTTTAA
- a CDS encoding IMPACT family protein — MNNDTYLTIARLSEGLYKEKMSKFISFAIPVSAVEEAKEYIEKYQKKYYDARHVCWAYMLGHERTDYRSNDNGEPSGTAGKPILGQINSFGLTNILIVVIRYFGGIKLGTSGLIVAYREAAADAIRNNEIIECLVEDDLRIGFEYPFLNDVMRIVKEDNVTIISQYFDLDCDMTLRLRRSGIMRLRERLSKVESLRFI, encoded by the coding sequence ATGAACAACGATACTTACCTTACGATTGCCCGTTTGTCGGAAGGGCTTTATAAAGAAAAAATGAGTAAATTCATTTCTTTTGCCATTCCTGTCTCGGCGGTAGAGGAGGCAAAAGAATATATCGAAAAATATCAGAAAAAATATTATGATGCTCGACATGTATGTTGGGCTTATATGTTGGGGCATGAGCGCACTGATTACCGGTCGAATGATAATGGTGAGCCTTCGGGAACGGCCGGAAAACCTATTTTGGGTCAGATTAATTCATTTGGTCTTACCAACATACTTATTGTAGTTATACGTTATTTCGGAGGAATTAAACTGGGAACAAGTGGCCTTATCGTAGCTTACCGGGAAGCGGCGGCCGATGCGATACGTAATAATGAAATAATAGAATGCCTTGTCGAAGATGATCTCCGCATAGGCTTTGAATATCCCTTTCTAAATGATGTAATGCGTATTGTAAAAGAAGACAATGTAACGATTATTTCACAATATTTCGATCTCGATTGTGATATGACTTTGCGGCTCAGACGGTCGGGGATAATGCGGCTACGCGAACGATTATCGAAAGTAGAATCCTTGAGGTTTATCTGA